From a region of the Bradyrhizobium guangdongense genome:
- a CDS encoding CBASS cGAMP synthase: MANVSKVLHASGDAACFLKNLNIADTDRACLMEAREKVRDCLRKTFAALTKQELGVTVHPRFFTQGSFAYRTINDPCWTPPQQMDLDDGAYLPMTFIQGVQRPSVAATAFFKVVDAALEKLAKEEGWQFGKKPTCSRLVISSNSHIDVPLYAIPDAEFEKLEKQMKSFDAMARDARVDSDDRWDALPSDCVLLAHREHDWISSDPRKIRDWFVEAIKIYGPVLRRVCRYLKAWRDHHRPHLDDVSSILLMVCAFEACEDLGRPNVPGRDDLALLRIAERLPRLLEGPVYNPTDRDERVDGRLSAASRRIAIDMAKKFDAELTEIVEKCFDPEEAIERLTALFGDRIPDQIDLVDVTKAAHAEIRSHAPRIAAAPTVGKSTSA, from the coding sequence ATGGCCAACGTCTCGAAAGTGCTGCACGCGTCTGGCGACGCGGCGTGTTTCCTGAAGAACCTGAACATCGCCGATACCGACCGCGCGTGCCTCATGGAAGCGCGCGAGAAGGTTCGAGATTGCCTGCGCAAGACGTTCGCGGCTTTGACCAAGCAGGAGCTCGGCGTGACAGTCCATCCCCGGTTTTTCACGCAGGGCAGCTTCGCATATCGGACCATCAACGATCCGTGCTGGACCCCGCCGCAGCAGATGGACCTCGACGACGGCGCCTACCTCCCGATGACGTTTATCCAGGGCGTACAGCGGCCTTCCGTCGCCGCTACCGCCTTCTTCAAGGTGGTTGACGCCGCGCTCGAGAAGCTCGCGAAGGAAGAAGGCTGGCAGTTCGGGAAGAAGCCGACCTGCTCGCGGCTGGTGATCTCGTCGAACTCGCACATCGACGTGCCGCTGTACGCGATTCCAGATGCGGAATTCGAGAAGCTCGAGAAGCAGATGAAGTCGTTCGACGCTATGGCCCGCGATGCGCGCGTCGACAGCGATGATCGTTGGGACGCGCTGCCGTCGGACTGCGTCCTGCTCGCCCATCGCGAGCACGACTGGATCTCGTCGGATCCGCGCAAGATCCGGGACTGGTTCGTCGAGGCCATCAAGATCTATGGTCCGGTGCTTCGCCGCGTCTGCCGGTACCTGAAGGCCTGGCGCGACCACCACCGCCCCCATCTCGACGACGTATCGTCGATCCTTCTGATGGTGTGCGCCTTCGAAGCGTGCGAGGACCTCGGCCGTCCGAACGTTCCCGGCCGTGACGACCTGGCGCTGCTGCGGATCGCCGAACGTCTTCCGCGCCTGCTGGAAGGCCCGGTCTACAATCCCACCGACCGCGACGAGCGCGTCGACGGCAGACTGAGTGCGGCCAGCCGCCGTATCGCGATCGACATGGCCAAGAAGTTCGATGCGGAGCTCACAGAGATCGTCGAGAAGTGCTTCGATCCCGAAGAAGCCATTGAAAGGCTGACCGCATTGTTCGGTGACCGCATTCCGGATCAGATCGATCTCGTCGACGTCACCAAGGCCGCGCATGCCGAGATACGCTCGCATGCTCCGAGGATCGCCGCCGCCCCCACGGTCGGCAAATCGACCAGTGCCTGA
- a CDS encoding WGR domain-containing protein yields MSELTVQYLVLERRDPARNMARFYVLTIEPTLFGDTALVREWGRLGGRGRRRLDLFDGHAQAVEALECWLRRKTSRGYVQRHSSSCDPA; encoded by the coding sequence ATGTCCGAACTCACCGTGCAATATCTCGTGCTCGAGCGTCGCGATCCGGCCCGTAACATGGCGCGGTTCTATGTGCTCACGATCGAGCCGACGCTGTTTGGCGATACGGCATTGGTGCGTGAATGGGGGCGCCTCGGTGGGCGCGGTCGACGGCGGCTCGATTTGTTCGATGGTCACGCGCAGGCCGTCGAGGCCCTTGAGTGTTGGCTCAGGCGAAAAACCAGTCGTGGTTACGTCCAGCGGCACTCGTCAAGCTGTGACCCGGCGTGA
- a CDS encoding ThiF family adenylyltransferase: MLRGSPPPPRSANRPVPERDDDSVRRIHDAFSQRNFRRDFSRRGLHYIGLLDETGLKVPAVVSVDDLDFIRPPVICLTDPEAGSKGQVPHVLRSDGTFCYLDRKSVVLDRYKPAETIIQCLERADQVLRDAVRGRLVDDLAEEFGGYWSDGEVLVDLPPSFEGDAKVHILRLDRDPEHKTIVVSHDKTSFAKLHRRNTVKDPGPGILCPIILVPPLSFDPKLPWPPKDLAQLNGWLKKMAPNALGSIEAAFARTKDLHIQWICLSAPNGRFFVSAEIAKPYRTPEFLKNRRASIARTLDRIPAAVEISGYVGVPADEGYVFSRNLGHMKNLAGKRILLIGCGTVGGFLAQHLAQSGAGAGGGRLMLVDDDELQGANLGRHLLGAPYLTWNKAEACADFLGQQLPHLDIGFSCDSIMKQLAILQRYDLCIDATGEEALSIALNDYAVRKRPDFPPILYTWLEGNGAAAVGFMSHDPDLACFKCLKVELAGEKRFRLLREGVEIETARNLACGDAHYIPFPVSRAASAAGLACDMVLDWANNGERHRWRSLTMDHRTANEVKDGNPKRVVKCPACGGSA; encoded by the coding sequence ATGCTCCGAGGATCGCCGCCGCCCCCACGGTCGGCAAATCGACCAGTGCCTGAGCGGGACGACGATTCTGTCCGGCGCATTCACGACGCCTTCAGTCAGCGCAACTTCCGGCGCGACTTTTCGCGTCGTGGCCTTCACTACATCGGCCTTCTCGACGAGACCGGACTCAAGGTCCCGGCGGTCGTATCCGTCGACGACCTCGACTTCATCAGGCCTCCGGTCATTTGCCTGACCGACCCGGAAGCGGGATCGAAGGGGCAGGTCCCGCATGTGCTCCGCTCGGACGGCACGTTCTGCTATCTCGACCGCAAGAGCGTCGTGCTCGACCGCTACAAGCCCGCCGAGACCATCATCCAGTGCCTCGAGCGTGCGGACCAGGTGCTGCGTGACGCCGTAAGGGGCCGCCTGGTCGACGACCTCGCCGAGGAGTTCGGCGGCTACTGGTCGGACGGCGAGGTCTTGGTCGATCTGCCCCCTTCTTTCGAAGGCGACGCGAAGGTCCACATCCTCAGGCTGGACCGCGATCCGGAGCACAAAACCATCGTCGTCTCCCACGACAAAACAAGTTTCGCGAAGCTGCACCGGAGGAACACCGTGAAGGATCCTGGTCCAGGTATCCTTTGCCCGATAATTCTGGTGCCGCCGCTTTCGTTCGATCCGAAGCTGCCGTGGCCGCCCAAGGATCTGGCGCAGCTCAACGGCTGGCTGAAGAAAATGGCCCCCAATGCGCTCGGATCGATCGAAGCGGCGTTCGCCAGGACGAAAGATCTCCACATCCAATGGATCTGCCTGTCCGCGCCGAACGGAAGGTTCTTCGTATCGGCGGAGATCGCCAAACCCTATCGGACGCCGGAATTCCTGAAGAACAGGCGAGCCAGCATCGCGCGAACGCTCGATCGGATACCGGCCGCTGTCGAAATTTCGGGCTATGTGGGAGTCCCCGCCGATGAAGGCTATGTCTTTTCGAGGAATCTCGGTCACATGAAGAACCTCGCAGGAAAGCGCATCCTGCTGATCGGATGCGGAACGGTCGGCGGATTTCTTGCGCAGCACCTGGCTCAAAGCGGTGCCGGCGCCGGCGGCGGAAGATTGATGCTCGTCGACGACGACGAACTCCAGGGCGCGAATCTCGGCCGGCACCTCCTCGGCGCGCCGTATCTCACGTGGAACAAGGCCGAAGCCTGCGCCGATTTTCTGGGCCAGCAGCTGCCGCACCTGGACATCGGGTTCAGCTGCGATTCGATCATGAAGCAGCTGGCAATCCTGCAGCGGTACGACCTGTGCATCGATGCCACAGGCGAAGAAGCGCTGTCGATCGCGCTGAACGACTACGCCGTAAGAAAGCGTCCTGACTTCCCGCCGATCCTCTATACTTGGCTCGAAGGAAACGGTGCCGCCGCCGTCGGCTTCATGTCGCACGATCCCGATCTCGCCTGCTTCAAGTGTCTGAAGGTTGAGCTCGCAGGCGAGAAGAGATTCCGGCTGCTACGCGAGGGAGTGGAAATCGAGACCGCCCGGAATCTCGCGTGCGGAGACGCCCACTACATCCCCTTCCCCGTGTCGCGGGCGGCTAGCGCGGCCGGCCTCGCGTGCGACATGGTTCTCGATTGGGCGAACAACGGCGAGCGTCATCGCTGGCGGTCTCTCACGATGGATCATCGGACCGCCAACGAGGTGAAGGACGGCAATCCCAAGCGGGTCGTCAAGTGTCCCGCCTGCGGCGGAAGCGCATGA
- a CDS encoding DUF6527 family protein — translation MGIVILNFRAKVSSRGEADQHLSKPGDAVLVNRGGPRWLVLSCPCGCGERFPVNLDPRSGPAWRIYNAEGGKMSVFPSVWRDTGCQSHYIIWRGRIYLFGSDNDAETDAGIALDDLLEPVSKRLSSAAWRSFVEVADDLGEIPWDVLEACRTLARKRVAEEGTGKLRSHFRLRSALGRTDKVDFTA, via the coding sequence ATGGGCATCGTCATTCTCAACTTTCGGGCGAAGGTTTCTTCACGAGGCGAGGCGGACCAGCACCTGTCGAAACCCGGCGATGCTGTCCTGGTCAACCGCGGTGGTCCACGTTGGCTTGTGTTGTCCTGTCCTTGCGGTTGCGGCGAACGATTTCCAGTCAACCTCGATCCAAGAAGTGGGCCCGCCTGGCGTATCTACAATGCGGAAGGAGGAAAAATGAGTGTGTTTCCTTCTGTTTGGCGCGATACCGGCTGTCAAAGTCACTACATCATCTGGCGCGGACGTATTTATCTGTTCGGATCAGACAATGATGCGGAAACAGACGCTGGTATTGCATTGGACGATTTGCTCGAGCCAGTGTCGAAACGATTGTCGTCCGCCGCTTGGCGGTCATTTGTCGAGGTCGCCGATGACCTCGGAGAGATCCCTTGGGACGTTCTGGAGGCCTGTCGGACCCTCGCTCGCAAGCGGGTGGCCGAGGAGGGAACTGGCAAGCTGAGAAGCCACTTCCGTTTACGTTCGGCCTTGGGAAGGACGGACAAGGTCGACTTCACGGCTTGA
- a CDS encoding Mov34/MPN/PAD-1 family protein, with protein MIFLAKGRLVTLADAVAQELARFAAPPESDREAGGILLGRYRGPHVEVLKCTTPMPEDRRTRFGFVRQDKGHQEIASREWFESGGAVNFVGEWHTHPERHPTPSWVDRRSWRKQLRRHKSDPLVFIIVGTAATYCEIGSDGHLVAMGKIG; from the coding sequence ATGATCTTTCTCGCGAAGGGCCGTCTGGTGACCCTCGCCGACGCCGTCGCGCAAGAGCTCGCGCGCTTCGCGGCTCCGCCGGAGTCGGATCGCGAGGCCGGCGGCATACTTTTGGGACGCTACCGAGGCCCGCACGTCGAAGTATTGAAGTGCACGACTCCGATGCCGGAAGACCGCCGCACCCGCTTCGGATTCGTGCGGCAGGACAAGGGCCATCAGGAAATCGCGAGCAGAGAGTGGTTCGAAAGTGGAGGGGCCGTGAACTTCGTGGGCGAGTGGCACACCCATCCCGAGCGGCATCCAACGCCGTCCTGGGTCGACCGGCGGTCGTGGCGCAAGCAGTTGCGAAGGCACAAGTCCGACCCTTTGGTATTCATCATAGTCGGTACAGCCGCGACGTACTGTGAGATCGGCTCCGACGGGCACCTCGTCGCCATGGGCAAGATCGGTTGA
- a CDS encoding CBASS cGAMP-activated phospholipase, giving the protein MTFQILALSGGGFRGLFTSSVLARLEEQAKRPLHECFDLISGTSAGGIIALGLAMGKKAETIQEMFLKHGEEIFPRGETPKSRLAQMQARWFEWRHPKYDGTVLRSKIEGVLGADAKLGDAKTRVLVPTVNMTKGSVQMFKTAHNPRFMTDYKVKAADIAMATAAAPLYFPMAEIGNSYFIDGGVVANAPDLCALHEAVQFLDQKIEDVSVMSIGTTTSKFSLPTSAGRNFGQRDWLENNRLPSTIISSQQQLVDFMLKHQLGDRYIRFDEQPSAEQISDLGMDLATESRRKTLLGMADGCYQALCNDRRVIDMLAHRPTKPTFYHV; this is encoded by the coding sequence ATGACTTTTCAGATACTTGCTCTCAGCGGCGGTGGCTTTCGAGGCCTGTTCACAAGTTCGGTCCTGGCGCGCCTGGAGGAGCAGGCAAAGCGCCCCCTTCACGAATGCTTTGACCTGATCTCGGGGACATCGGCAGGCGGCATTATCGCCCTCGGTCTGGCGATGGGAAAGAAGGCCGAGACGATTCAGGAGATGTTTCTCAAGCACGGGGAAGAGATATTCCCCCGCGGGGAGACGCCGAAAAGCCGGCTGGCGCAAATGCAGGCCCGGTGGTTCGAGTGGCGACATCCCAAGTACGACGGTACGGTGCTCCGGAGCAAGATCGAGGGCGTGCTCGGCGCCGACGCCAAGCTCGGCGACGCGAAGACGCGCGTGCTTGTTCCGACGGTCAACATGACCAAGGGAAGCGTCCAGATGTTCAAGACCGCGCATAATCCGAGGTTCATGACCGATTACAAGGTGAAGGCCGCGGACATCGCCATGGCGACGGCGGCCGCGCCGCTGTACTTCCCGATGGCCGAGATCGGGAACAGCTATTTCATTGACGGCGGCGTGGTCGCGAACGCACCTGACCTTTGTGCGCTGCACGAAGCTGTCCAGTTCCTGGATCAAAAGATCGAGGACGTATCGGTGATGAGCATTGGCACGACCACCAGCAAATTCTCGCTGCCGACGTCGGCGGGACGCAATTTCGGCCAAAGGGACTGGCTCGAGAACAACCGGCTTCCATCGACCATCATTTCCTCGCAGCAACAGCTGGTCGATTTCATGCTCAAGCATCAGCTCGGCGATCGCTACATCAGGTTCGACGAGCAGCCCTCCGCCGAGCAGATTTCCGATCTCGGGATGGACCTCGCGACCGAGAGCCGGCGGAAGACCCTGCTAGGGATGGCGGACGGTTGCTATCAAGCGCTGTGCAACGATAGGCGCGTCATCGATATGTTGGCACATCGGCCTACCAAGCCGACGTTCTATCACGTGTGA
- a CDS encoding phosphotransferase: MDWLSKAVSLKMSIVDVTAFGRSEVGWIGADPPAEAKAPFQDRGLTIRQQQITAFQPMEPALLASLAAVVIVQQQDYPSRFQRIVRSCLKHLLDYECRVFVVPFGVAGLPQVYRCLEEARVFASNLPSDVLRNQFTWQRSLGDPMPLPPLPHVTILSPIANWSEAANFLVRHLPGEAVQESVSFSFAPECEFGENDAGVGQVLLKRAFRGYTAVHFSPMTEGRSGAAVYRAYPVFGAFHTMPRFVKLGDRSKIFQEFQNYQLNVEKYVPFNLGPRLNYDLCCLGSTRGVLVGDLIESCESLRLAARSGRAGPAISCLFDRTLQAWYRNIERRDTPLSQTLGPRFPKQFDRRRMQRARSIGSRCDRDRLFTLFEYCASSPVLFAKIHGDLHVDNVQVRGHEALVIDFYANQDGPLVWDIATLEASLLVDAFDNHELWSFDEWWRSIEQPYGGKPLDMLLGHGDPRDPHRWFHEAVRQIRHYAARVASADQYGAALALALLNKAAKDPNLKGPEDERRAAAYVLAERILNNNFAPQ; the protein is encoded by the coding sequence ATGGATTGGCTCTCCAAGGCCGTCTCGCTCAAAATGTCAATCGTTGACGTTACAGCTTTTGGTCGGTCGGAGGTTGGCTGGATCGGCGCCGATCCCCCGGCTGAGGCTAAGGCGCCGTTTCAAGACCGCGGCCTCACGATCAGACAACAGCAGATTACCGCTTTTCAGCCGATGGAGCCTGCTCTGTTGGCGAGCCTTGCCGCCGTCGTAATCGTCCAGCAACAAGATTACCCATCAAGATTCCAGCGAATCGTTCGAAGCTGCCTTAAGCACCTGCTTGATTACGAATGCCGCGTCTTTGTCGTGCCGTTCGGCGTTGCTGGTCTTCCGCAAGTGTATAGATGTCTGGAAGAGGCGCGTGTGTTTGCCAGCAACCTTCCGAGCGACGTCCTGCGCAATCAGTTCACGTGGCAGAGATCATTGGGCGATCCGATGCCTCTCCCCCCGCTGCCGCACGTCACCATCTTGTCGCCCATTGCCAATTGGTCGGAAGCGGCCAACTTCTTGGTTCGGCATCTCCCCGGCGAGGCCGTACAAGAGTCTGTCAGTTTCAGCTTCGCTCCCGAATGCGAGTTTGGAGAGAACGACGCTGGTGTTGGCCAAGTCCTTCTGAAGCGCGCATTCAGAGGTTACACGGCCGTGCATTTCAGTCCAATGACCGAAGGCCGGTCCGGGGCTGCCGTATACCGTGCCTACCCGGTCTTCGGCGCCTTTCATACTATGCCGCGTTTTGTCAAACTCGGTGATCGCAGCAAGATCTTTCAAGAATTTCAGAATTACCAATTGAATGTCGAGAAATACGTGCCTTTCAATCTCGGGCCGCGATTGAACTACGATTTATGCTGTCTCGGATCGACACGCGGTGTGCTGGTCGGCGATCTCATCGAATCCTGCGAGAGTCTAAGGCTTGCCGCACGGAGCGGCCGGGCCGGGCCGGCAATATCGTGCCTGTTCGATCGAACGCTGCAAGCGTGGTATCGAAATATCGAACGCCGAGATACGCCACTTTCGCAGACCCTGGGTCCGCGCTTTCCAAAGCAATTTGACCGGCGCCGGATGCAAAGGGCGCGATCGATCGGCTCGAGATGCGACCGCGATCGACTGTTTACATTGTTCGAATACTGCGCAAGTTCTCCGGTGTTATTCGCAAAGATTCATGGCGATCTCCACGTCGACAATGTTCAGGTGAGGGGGCACGAGGCGCTCGTCATCGACTTCTATGCCAATCAGGATGGACCGCTGGTGTGGGACATAGCGACCTTGGAGGCCAGCCTATTGGTCGATGCCTTCGATAATCATGAGCTCTGGTCCTTCGATGAGTGGTGGAGGTCGATTGAGCAACCGTATGGTGGTAAGCCGCTCGACATGCTGCTCGGGCACGGTGATCCGCGCGATCCGCATCGCTGGTTTCACGAAGCCGTGCGACAGATCCGGCACTATGCCGCGCGTGTCGCGTCAGCAGATCAATACGGAGCGGCTCTTGCACTGGCCCTTCTGAACAAGGCGGCCAAAGATCCAAACCTGAAAGGTCCTGAGGATGAGCGTCGCGCCGCTGCGTACGTGTTAGCAGAGCGCATTCTCAACAACAACTTCGCACCGCAGTGA